One genomic region from Candidatus Bathyarchaeia archaeon encodes:
- a CDS encoding molybdopterin dinucleotide binding domain-containing protein, whose translation MEEKPKLKVTLLTGRTIEQGAGKERGKSSKEYVESVSVCYIDPEDMKKLGVKDGTNIQVSTAFGSVVVKAKKSLRAPHPGVVFIPYGLWANVVVDPETHGIGMPSFKGIPATVEPAPDKPVLGLEELLKTVFRKG comes from the coding sequence ATGGAAGAAAAGCCTAAGCTAAAAGTTACATTGTTGACTGGACGGACAATAGAGCAGGGCGCTGGAAAAGAGCGGGGAAAATCCTCCAAAGAGTATGTGGAAAGCGTCTCAGTCTGTTATATAGACCCAGAAGACATGAAAAAGCTCGGCGTAAAAGATGGAACAAACATTCAAGTTTCAACAGCTTTCGGCTCTGTGGTGGTTAAAGCCAAGAAATCTTTGAGGGCGCCGCACCCCGGTGTGGTGTTTATCCCTTATGGTCTTTGGGCGAACGTTGTTGTTGACCCTGAAACTCATGGCATTGGTATGCCATCCTTTAAGGGGATTCCGGCCACTGTGGAGCCAGCTCCAGACAAGCCTGTTCTGGGCTTGGAGGAGCTTCTTAAAACAGTTTTTAGGAAGGGTTAA
- a CDS encoding triphosphoribosyl-dephospho-CoA synthase, with product MPFPFNKAEHVSRCLELAILLEVSADKPGNVNLVVGFEGTNHMHFLASAVAAAPHFRLAAERGIAVLKGDIGVEDVGVGRIIRDCVADVHAWQSGGNTLLGTIILFMPLAVAAGMTTDEKSVFNLSVLRQNLRRVVEATTPDDAVAVYEAVGIAKPSGLGKAPDLDVNDPNSVKRIIDERISLYQVFKIASPYDMVCSEWVNNYPVTFEYAYPMLMRNLKEDGDLNTAIIHTFLAVLAKHPDTFIARKVGLKRACEVSAIAEEVLKSGGLKTAIGRERLREFDSMLRKESNLLNPGTTADIIAAALALAVLGGYRP from the coding sequence ATGCCTTTCCCGTTCAACAAAGCTGAGCATGTTTCGCGCTGTTTAGAGTTAGCTATCCTCCTTGAAGTTAGTGCTGACAAGCCTGGAAACGTGAACCTGGTGGTTGGTTTCGAGGGCACCAATCACATGCATTTTTTGGCTTCTGCTGTGGCTGCGGCTCCCCATTTTAGGTTGGCTGCTGAACGGGGCATAGCCGTTTTAAAGGGCGATATAGGCGTGGAAGATGTTGGTGTTGGAAGAATTATCCGCGATTGTGTAGCCGACGTGCATGCTTGGCAGAGTGGCGGCAACACTCTGCTTGGCACAATAATCCTTTTTATGCCTTTGGCTGTGGCGGCTGGCATGACAACAGATGAAAAAAGTGTTTTCAACCTTTCTGTTTTGAGGCAAAACCTGCGAAGGGTTGTTGAGGCAACAACGCCTGACGATGCTGTTGCAGTTTATGAGGCTGTTGGGATTGCCAAGCCCAGCGGTTTGGGAAAAGCACCAGACCTAGACGTTAATGACCCAAACTCTGTGAAACGCATTATTGATGAGAGGATTTCGCTCTACCAGGTTTTTAAAATAGCCTCACCTTATGACATGGTTTGCTCAGAATGGGTTAACAATTACCCAGTAACCTTCGAATATGCCTATCCAATGTTGATGCGAAATCTTAAGGAGGATGGAGACCTAAACACAGCGATAATCCATACTTTCCTTGCAGTTTTAGCTAAGCATCCAGACACATTTATCGCAAGAAAGGTTGGGCTTAAAAGGGCTTGCGAAGTCTCAGCCATAGCTGAAGAAGTCTTGAAAAGCGGCGGGCTTAAAACCGCCATTGGGAGGGAAAGGCTCCGCGAATTTGACTCCATGCTCCGAAAAGAAAGCAATCTTTTAAATCCGGGAACAACAGCGGACATTATTGCGGCTGCCCTTGCATTGGCTGTTCTGGGCGGCTACAGACCATAA
- a CDS encoding nucleotidyltransferase domain-containing protein: MASLRLRDRDAIVTPEGLIFRVFGYTHPPSGFICDAEYAPSSLFKSSNPKAYRTDGANVFYKFYEDEGWRFVEASFPQYMILHEPIGRKVVGVRHSDVASVRKPEEALKRLIEKEPKDELLKALQKVLEATVVHSGLSMEDFGVFGSLLQGFYHPRFSDIDIVVYGRKNLERIREILQELYMDKGSRFSNEFEDDSPIKGKAWRFKNISPKEFVWHQRRKTIYGVFRDEASKRAIKVEFEPIKGWSEIINEYSQIRRITREGWVKAYLRVKDDSEALFMPSIYHVETVKIVEGPRIEDLRRVVSYLEEFRMQAWKDETVYAEGNLEKVELRNGGGFHQITLTYGPRYYEQVLKVAEPSKF; encoded by the coding sequence TTGGCCAGTTTAAGGCTTAGGGACCGGGACGCAATAGTAACACCTGAAGGCTTGATTTTCCGAGTTTTTGGCTACACTCACCCTCCAAGCGGTTTCATATGTGATGCTGAGTATGCGCCTTCCAGCCTTTTCAAATCCTCAAACCCGAAAGCTTACCGGACCGACGGCGCAAATGTCTTTTACAAGTTTTATGAGGATGAGGGCTGGCGTTTTGTTGAGGCAAGCTTTCCGCAATACATGATTTTGCATGAGCCTATTGGTAGAAAAGTTGTAGGCGTGAGGCACTCTGATGTGGCGAGTGTCAGAAAGCCGGAAGAAGCCCTAAAAAGGCTGATTGAAAAAGAGCCTAAAGACGAGCTTTTAAAGGCCCTTCAAAAGGTTCTTGAAGCAACCGTGGTCCATTCTGGCTTATCCATGGAGGATTTTGGTGTTTTCGGCTCGCTTCTCCAAGGCTTTTACCATCCGAGGTTTTCTGACATCGACATAGTTGTTTATGGCAGGAAAAATTTGGAGCGGATACGAGAAATCCTACAAGAGCTTTACATGGATAAAGGCTCGCGGTTTTCCAACGAGTTTGAGGACGACTCACCCATTAAAGGAAAGGCTTGGCGCTTCAAGAACATAAGCCCAAAAGAATTTGTTTGGCACCAGAGGCGCAAAACAATCTACGGAGTTTTCCGCGACGAGGCTTCTAAAAGGGCTATTAAGGTTGAGTTTGAACCTATTAAAGGCTGGAGCGAAATCATCAACGAATACAGCCAAATTAGGAGGATAACCCGTGAAGGTTGGGTTAAGGCTTATCTCCGCGTAAAGGATGATTCTGAAGCGCTTTTCATGCCCTCAATCTACCATGTTGAAACTGTCAAGATTGTTGAGGGTCCAAGGATTGAGGACTTGAGAAGGGTTGTCTCCTATCTTGAGGAGTTTAGGATGCAGGCGTGGAAGGATGAGACTGTTTATGCTGAAGGAAACCTTGAAAAAGTTGAGTTGCGAAACGGCGGGGGCTTCCACCAAATAACATTAACCTATGGACCTCGCTATTACGAGCAAGTTTTAAAGGTTGCAGAGCCATCAAAATTTTAG